Proteins encoded in a region of the bacterium genome:
- a CDS encoding hypoxanthine phosphoribosyltransferase — protein MGEKFYISAQGLLEDSFRLGAKVLESGFKPSFIVAIWRGGAPIGMAVQEFLDYHGVPTDHIAIRTSSYQGIDGRSPTVRIHGTSYLIKNLEFEDRLLIVDDVFDTGYTIQALIAHLREKSRLNTPEDIRVAVPYYKPSRNETDLVPDYYLHETDRWIKFPYSLEGLTIDEIREKRPEVWEVIKGSVAQVSE, from the coding sequence ATGGGCGAGAAGTTCTACATCAGCGCGCAGGGACTCTTGGAGGATTCCTTCCGCCTCGGCGCGAAAGTCCTCGAAAGCGGGTTCAAGCCGAGCTTCATCGTCGCCATTTGGCGGGGCGGAGCGCCGATCGGTATGGCGGTCCAGGAGTTTCTCGACTACCACGGGGTACCTACCGACCACATCGCCATCAGGACGTCCTCGTATCAAGGAATCGACGGTCGGTCTCCGACAGTTCGCATTCACGGGACCAGCTACCTGATCAAGAACCTCGAGTTCGAGGATCGCCTGTTGATCGTCGACGACGTTTTCGACACTGGCTACACGATCCAGGCGTTGATCGCGCATCTGCGAGAAAAGTCGCGGCTAAACACTCCTGAGGACATCCGGGTCGCAGTGCCGTACTACAAGCCGTCGCGAAACGAGACGGATCTGGTGCCGGACTACTACCTCCACGAGACCGACCGGTGGATCAAGTTCCCGTACTCGCTCGAGGGCTTGACCATAGACGAGATTCGCGAGAAGCGGCCGGAGGTCTGGGAGGTCATCAAGGGGTCGGTGGCTC